One window from the genome of Plasmodium reichenowi strain SY57 chromosome 8, whole genome shotgun sequence encodes:
- a CDS encoding hypothetical protein (conserved Plasmodium protein, unknown function), producing MSYNGYVPPNEDTPIPYGMSILPGNKDDDVPPNVTYTVGPIINDDHFQMNLGGVVPSSWSLNQIAHYIKFAGPDDSVFAEKAKDLLREKGYQI from the coding sequence atgtcATACAACGGTTATGTCCCACCAAATGAAGATACTCCTATACCTTATGGAATGAGTATTTTACCAGGAAATAAAGACGATGATGTTCCTCCAAATGTTACTTATACTGTTGGACcaataataaatgatgatCATTTCCAAATGAACTTAGGAGGAGTGGTTCCATCTTCTTGGTCACTTAACCAAATAGCTCATTACATAAAATTTGCAGGACCTGATGATAGTGTTTTTGCTGAAAAGGCAAAAGACCTCTTACGTGAAAAAGGatatcaaatataa